Genomic segment of Arachis hypogaea cultivar Tifrunner chromosome 16, arahy.Tifrunner.gnm2.J5K5, whole genome shotgun sequence:
CCGGATCTCCGCGGCTACGGAGACACCGATGCTCCTTCTTCAGTGAGCAGCTACACTTGCTTCCACATAGTGGGAGATATTGTTGCACTCATGGACTCGTTGGGCGTGGATCAAGTGTTCCTGGTGGCTCATGACTGGGGTGCCATAATCGGCTGGTACCTCTCAATGTTCCGCCCTGACAGAGTGAAAGCATACGTTTGTCTCAGTGTTCCTTTCTTGCCCAGAAACCCAAACGTGAAGCCCGTAGACGCCATGCGTGCCTTGTATGGAGATGACTACTACATCTGCAGATTCCAGGTTTTCTTTTCTTATGACAACGACAACTCTGTGATACAAAATCTGCACACTTTCAAGTATATGTGTGTCATACAATTAATTAATGCGCTTTTTTTCCATTTATTCTATGCAACAAGGCTAATAATAATGTTTTCTCAACTTCTCAACAACCCTCTTCAACTTCATTTATTACAATTAGAGACTTTGACACGTTGAATTGGGTGTGGCAGGAGCCAGGGAAGGCCGAAGCGGAGTTTGGAAAAGCTAAGCCAGAACATGTGATCAAGAAGATGTTTTGCAATCGTGCAACTGGACCACCAATTCTGCCAAAACAAGGAATGCCTTCAAATCCCCCCAGTACTACTGAAATTCCTTTACCTAATTGGTTAACTCAAGAAGATTTggcttattttgcttctaagttTGAGAAAACTGGCTTCACTGGACCTCTTAACTACTATAGAAACATGAACTTGTGAGTTCCCTTTACTCGTTGTAATTATTTATACTCAGCATTTGTGAGTGCTGATTGATATTTACAGGAATTGGGAGCTGACAGCGGCATGGACTGGGGTCCAAATCAAAGTGCCGGTGAAGTTCATCACAGGTGAATTGGATATGGTATACACTTCCCCTTCGATTAAACAGTACATAGAGAGCGGTGCTTTCAAGAGGGATGTGCCAGATTTACAAGATGTGGTTGTGCAACAAG
This window contains:
- the LOC112758081 gene encoding epoxide hydrolase 1, translating into METIEHKTVEVNGIKMHVAEKGEGPVVLFLHGFPELWYTWRHQILSLSSKGYRCVAPDLRGYGDTDAPSSVSSYTCFHIVGDIVALMDSLGVDQVFLVAHDWGAIIGWYLSMFRPDRVKAYVCLSVPFLPRNPNVKPVDAMRALYGDDYYICRFQEPGKAEAEFGKAKPEHVIKKMFCNRATGPPILPKQGMPSNPPSTTEIPLPNWLTQEDLAYFASKFEKTGFTGPLNYYRNMNLNWELTAAWTGVQIKVPVKFITGELDMVYTSPSIKQYIESGAFKRDVPDLQDVVVQQGVAHFNNQEAAVDVTNHIYDFINKF